In one Bacillus sp. PK3_68 genomic region, the following are encoded:
- a CDS encoding membrane-spanning protein produces the protein MKKKAILILSIGFAVLIASAFFLQHLNGSSPKWTDMLGRIVIGFLPVLLLFLKRIPFSLPLIIGYYALLFFAFFLGAVLRFYDRFSWWDTVLHFGGSVFTAFVAMALYRLLIPESAERRISRWLIFLFVLTFAVTFSAFWEVIEFIGSVMGALESDDNKDTMTDTLSGMAGGVIIAIYAAFHKKVSDQN, from the coding sequence ATGAAAAAGAAAGCCATATTGATATTAAGCATAGGGTTTGCTGTCTTGATAGCATCTGCTTTCTTCTTACAACATTTAAATGGATCTTCCCCTAAATGGACAGACATGCTGGGGAGAATTGTGATTGGTTTTCTGCCTGTCCTTCTTTTATTTTTAAAAAGGATTCCTTTTAGCTTGCCGTTGATTATAGGGTATTATGCTTTGCTTTTTTTCGCATTTTTCCTAGGCGCCGTTTTACGTTTTTATGATCGTTTTTCTTGGTGGGATACGGTTCTGCATTTTGGAGGAAGTGTTTTCACAGCCTTTGTTGCAATGGCTTTATACAGGCTTCTCATTCCTGAGTCGGCAGAAAGAAGAATTTCTCGCTGGCTGATTTTTCTATTTGTCCTAACATTCGCGGTAACCTTCAGTGCCTTTTGGGAAGTGATAGAGTTTATTGGGTCTGTTATGGGGGCTTTGGAAAGTGATGATAATAAAGATACGATGACCGATACGCTATCAGGCATGGCAGGAGGGGTTATCATAGCTATCTATGCAGCCTTTCACAAAAAGGTAAGCGACCAAAACTGA
- a CDS encoding class I SAM-dependent methyltransferase: MQLSPRIYHSFVRPKWFTRIYIQNKIQEHFDFANKKVLDFGAGTGANCTLCSPDHYFGIDPDSRRIDFAKRLYSPYRFETFTGNELPTEDNSFDVVLIIAVLHHIPPEMIRGYVQEFRRILKPGGKVIAIEPCFFEKSPICNWFMKVNDKGDYIQKEEAYLNYFIEEDFRCSVLKRFKKCFFYNELYFTAFV, from the coding sequence TTGCAATTATCACCTAGAATTTATCATTCATTTGTTCGACCAAAATGGTTTACAAGGATTTATATCCAAAATAAGATTCAAGAGCATTTTGATTTTGCAAATAAAAAAGTGTTGGATTTTGGAGCAGGTACTGGAGCCAATTGCACTTTATGTTCACCCGATCACTACTTCGGAATTGATCCTGATTCACGTAGAATTGACTTCGCCAAGCGGCTATATTCTCCATACCGTTTTGAAACGTTTACGGGAAATGAACTTCCTACAGAGGATAACAGCTTTGATGTTGTTTTAATTATCGCCGTCCTGCATCATATTCCTCCCGAAATGATCCGAGGCTATGTACAAGAGTTCAGAAGGATTTTAAAGCCCGGAGGAAAAGTTATTGCGATTGAACCTTGCTTTTTTGAGAAATCACCAATCTGCAATTGGTTTATGAAAGTAAATGACAAGGGAGATTATATCCAAAAAGAAGAGGCTTATTTAAATTACTTTATAGAGGAAGATTTTCGTTGTAGTGTACTAAAAAGATTTAAAAAATGTTTTTTTTACAATGAACTTTATTTTACAGCCTTTGTTTAA
- a CDS encoding metallophosphoesterase codes for MILLLSVILILFTIAMLLFYKAHRNTQKVALNKINLPALNSHQSPDTFFNVLHISDMHLEKISISPEQLYRNLEGEKIDLIAITGDFLDKKRSIPKLAPYLKIFNRLDAPFGIYVVFGNHDYHLKQKDFEILRSLLREYGCKTLQNDNETIIVNGQPVNIIGVDDFHTRRSDLQLSFAHLKEGYNLVLTHDPNVVLNMKNYHYDYLLSGHFHGGQIHWPKPYHLAKLGRVMMKMNMIKGLHYHNEKPFYISEGLGQTSINIRIGSRPEMTLHQLPINKIAKEKTLIVV; via the coding sequence ATGATCTTACTTTTATCAGTTATTTTAATTTTATTTACCATCGCGATGCTTCTTTTCTATAAAGCGCATAGAAACACTCAAAAAGTCGCTTTAAATAAAATAAATTTGCCCGCCTTAAACTCTCATCAGTCACCGGACACATTTTTCAATGTTCTTCACATCTCAGATATGCACCTTGAGAAAATTTCCATTTCACCTGAACAGCTTTATCGTAATTTGGAAGGTGAAAAAATTGATTTAATTGCTATTACAGGAGACTTTCTCGATAAGAAACGCAGCATTCCTAAGTTGGCCCCTTATTTAAAAATTTTCAATCGTCTAGATGCACCTTTTGGGATCTATGTTGTCTTTGGAAACCATGATTATCATCTTAAACAAAAGGATTTTGAAATTTTAAGAAGCCTATTAAGGGAATACGGTTGTAAGACACTCCAAAATGATAATGAGACAATTATTGTCAATGGACAGCCTGTAAACATAATTGGAGTTGATGATTTCCACACCCGAAGAAGTGATCTACAATTATCGTTTGCTCATCTAAAAGAAGGATACAATTTAGTTTTAACTCATGATCCCAACGTTGTACTGAATATGAAAAATTACCATTACGACTATCTCCTGTCAGGACATTTCCATGGAGGACAGATTCATTGGCCTAAACCTTATCACCTCGCGAAACTAGGGAGAGTCATGATGAAAATGAATATGATTAAAGGACTTCACTATCATAACGAAAAACCTTTTTATATTAGTGAAGGATTAGGACAGACATCCATTAATATAAGAATTGGAAGTCGTCCCGAGATGACGCTTCACCAGTTGCCTATAAATAAAATAGCAAAAGAAAAGACTCTAATAGTGGTTTAA
- a CDS encoding glycoside hydrolase family 25 protein: MSKIADLSHHQGDIDWSKASKELSLAILRVQDGSRVRDRQYKNYVAGAKKYGVPFGNYAFCRFVSINDAKKEARDFWERGDKEALFWVADVEVKTMNDMRAGTQAFIDELRRLGAKKVGLYVGHHTYKLFQADKIKADFVWIPRYGEKKPDYPCDLHQYTDTGRLSGIKGNVDLNQLIGNKQLSWFLNKEETKAAVVTKGKYRIYTGSFKTEEEAGKQAKLIGEKLGYKPFAKEKRIWTGVFDTLESAMTAQQNISREFGFNPQIREEM; this comes from the coding sequence ATGAGTAAAATTGCAGACTTGTCTCATCATCAAGGGGATATTGACTGGAGTAAAGCATCGAAAGAATTGTCTCTTGCTATCCTTCGAGTGCAAGACGGGTCCCGAGTGCGGGACCGACAATATAAAAACTATGTAGCCGGAGCTAAAAAATATGGAGTGCCATTTGGCAACTATGCTTTTTGTCGGTTTGTTTCTATCAATGATGCTAAAAAGGAAGCACGGGATTTCTGGGAGAGAGGCGATAAAGAAGCCTTATTCTGGGTAGCTGATGTGGAAGTTAAAACGATGAACGATATGAGAGCCGGTACACAGGCTTTCATTGATGAGTTGCGGAGATTGGGAGCGAAAAAAGTGGGACTGTATGTTGGTCATCATACGTACAAGCTGTTTCAAGCAGACAAAATCAAAGCAGACTTCGTTTGGATTCCACGATATGGCGAAAAAAAGCCAGACTATCCTTGTGATCTACACCAATATACTGATACTGGTCGTTTATCTGGTATAAAAGGAAATGTAGACTTAAATCAACTGATAGGAAACAAACAGCTGTCATGGTTTTTGAATAAGGAAGAGACAAAGGCCGCTGTTGTCACAAAGGGAAAGTATCGTATCTATACAGGCTCATTTAAAACTGAAGAAGAGGCGGGGAAGCAAGCTAAATTAATTGGCGAGAAGCTAGGGTACAAGCCATTTGCTAAGGAAAAAAGAATTTGGACAGGCGTATTCGATACGTTGGAATCGGCTATGACTGCTCAACAGAACATCAGTCGAGAATTTGGTTTCAATCCGCAAATTAGAGAGGAGATGTGA
- a CDS encoding phage holin family protein: MQHNTDTLWNTVTGGAFMSAAYLFGGVDQFVIALMVLMATDYISGLSVAYFFKKNVESKKAFKGLMKKAAMLLAVIVANQLDIVAGSGGHFMRNAMILFLIGMEGISFIENLGHMGVQVPAQISHAFAQLKEDNKETNKADIKYKKEVGE, translated from the coding sequence ATGCAGCATAACACAGATACATTATGGAACACAGTGACGGGCGGTGCTTTTATGAGCGCTGCCTATTTATTTGGAGGCGTTGATCAGTTTGTAATTGCTTTAATGGTACTAATGGCAACGGACTATATAAGCGGTTTATCTGTTGCTTATTTTTTTAAAAAGAATGTAGAATCTAAAAAAGCATTTAAAGGACTGATGAAGAAGGCAGCCATGCTGCTAGCAGTAATTGTAGCTAACCAGCTGGATATTGTGGCTGGCAGCGGTGGCCACTTTATGAGAAATGCCATGATTCTTTTTTTAATTGGTATGGAGGGAATTTCTTTCATTGAAAATCTTGGTCACATGGGTGTCCAGGTTCCAGCACAAATTAGCCATGCATTTGCTCAGTTGAAAGAAGACAATAAAGAGACAAATAAAGCAGACATTAAGTATAAAAAAGAGGTGGGCGAATAA
- a CDS encoding phage tail protein, translating into MAEHTPRLNLYMKDPIVDKEDTFNIETMLNQNFRKIDEKVATLGPNGKLAEDQCPPIPEVKEASTTQKGIVQLSNSTTSDSEEFAATSKAVKTAETNAKAYTDTAPEAMLQHMERFVTKRSSKNANGIFLTVEKKRKDGTLFMRAEFSEPNADGNPTVRTVTTYAADGITVVGAPVIYDVIYDADGDYVEEVPR; encoded by the coding sequence ATGGCTGAACATACTCCGCGTTTAAATCTATATATGAAAGATCCAATCGTTGATAAGGAAGATACATTCAATATTGAAACAATGCTCAATCAAAATTTCCGCAAGATCGATGAAAAGGTTGCGACACTAGGACCGAATGGAAAGCTGGCAGAAGATCAATGTCCTCCAATTCCAGAAGTAAAAGAGGCCTCCACTACACAAAAAGGAATTGTTCAATTAAGCAACTCAACCACCAGTGATAGCGAAGAGTTTGCAGCTACATCCAAAGCAGTAAAAACAGCCGAAACAAATGCCAAAGCCTACACAGACACAGCCCCAGAAGCCATGCTGCAGCATATGGAAAGGTTTGTTACCAAACGTTCTTCCAAGAATGCAAACGGAATTTTTCTTACAGTAGAGAAGAAGAGAAAAGACGGAACGTTATTTATGAGGGCTGAATTTAGTGAACCGAATGCTGACGGAAATCCAACAGTCCGCACAGTGACAACTTACGCTGCAGATGGAATAACAGTCGTAGGGGCACCGGTTATATATGATGTGATTTATGATGCAGACGGGGATTATGTTGAGGAGGTACCTCGATGA
- a CDS encoding putative phage tail protein produces MSSREEMLADLPPVLRKCPEFQEMARVEGKVFDRLERHIEEVLDNVFIDSATWGLTLMEKEFKIPTDVNKPLEHRRSVLKSKKRGIGRVSVGMIKNVAESFQNGSVEVKAIKGESKILVTFNDVYGIPPNLEDIKTAIRKILPAHRVIDFEFKYLLIKDVEAMTLAEMEATPLNKFAGGV; encoded by the coding sequence ATGTCTAGTCGAGAGGAGATGCTAGCGGATTTACCACCTGTTTTACGTAAATGCCCAGAGTTTCAAGAAATGGCGAGAGTAGAGGGAAAGGTCTTTGATCGTCTAGAGCGCCATATAGAGGAGGTCCTTGATAACGTGTTCATTGACAGTGCAACATGGGGACTGACACTTATGGAAAAGGAATTTAAGATCCCAACTGATGTTAACAAACCACTTGAACATCGTAGGTCAGTTTTAAAGTCTAAGAAGCGTGGTATCGGCAGGGTCAGTGTAGGGATGATTAAAAATGTAGCTGAATCCTTCCAAAATGGTTCGGTTGAAGTAAAAGCTATAAAGGGAGAATCAAAAATCCTTGTTACGTTTAACGATGTCTATGGCATTCCGCCCAATTTGGAAGATATAAAAACAGCTATCCGAAAAATATTGCCAGCACATCGAGTGATAGATTTTGAGTTCAAATATCTATTGATTAAGGATGTAGAAGCTATGACATTAGCTGAGATGGAAGCTACTCCATTAAATAAGTTTGCAGGAGGTGTATAG
- a CDS encoding baseplate J/gp47 family protein, with translation MFEEYTFENILQEMIDETDPSFDVSEISPLYASYAKSAAQVAKLYRFLDRVLELSFASTSEGEYLEKRTSEMGVYYKDAVAAIRRGEFNIPVPIGSRFFVEDVYFVVIENENGIQLQCETEGTIGNKFPVGTELMPSETINGLETALLGEIIIPGREKEDEESLFVRYQDKVAEPATSGNIGHYKEWVREFEGVGAVKVFPNWDGPDTVKVVIVNSEFMPASEELVQSIQVALDPVPGQGEGLAPIGSFVTVESAKPVFINVVATIEINSSTTIEVVKEQFQQALADHLKSIAFKEETEPIVRQRVIGSLFLIIPGVIDYSTLLINGQATNIILRESEVPVVGQVTLNV, from the coding sequence ATGTTTGAGGAGTATACATTCGAAAACATTTTACAAGAAATGATTGACGAGACCGATCCGTCATTTGATGTAAGTGAAATCTCTCCTCTATATGCCTCCTATGCGAAAAGCGCTGCCCAAGTGGCTAAGCTCTATCGATTTTTAGATCGAGTATTAGAGCTATCCTTTGCATCAACAAGTGAAGGTGAATACTTAGAGAAACGGACATCTGAAATGGGTGTCTATTATAAAGATGCCGTTGCAGCTATACGTAGAGGAGAGTTTAATATTCCGGTTCCCATAGGGAGTCGTTTTTTCGTAGAAGACGTTTATTTTGTAGTAATCGAAAATGAAAATGGAATCCAATTACAGTGTGAAACGGAGGGAACAATCGGCAACAAGTTTCCTGTAGGCACTGAACTCATGCCTTCAGAAACGATTAATGGGTTAGAAACCGCCTTGCTTGGTGAGATCATTATTCCAGGGAGAGAGAAAGAGGATGAGGAATCCCTATTTGTTCGGTATCAAGACAAAGTAGCTGAGCCAGCTACAAGTGGAAATATCGGTCACTACAAAGAATGGGTGAGAGAGTTTGAGGGGGTAGGAGCAGTTAAAGTATTTCCTAACTGGGACGGTCCCGACACAGTAAAAGTAGTTATTGTGAACTCTGAGTTTATGCCAGCTTCTGAAGAGTTGGTTCAAAGTATTCAAGTAGCATTAGATCCGGTTCCAGGCCAAGGTGAAGGGTTAGCTCCAATCGGTTCGTTTGTGACAGTTGAAAGCGCAAAGCCGGTGTTCATAAATGTAGTTGCTACCATTGAAATTAACTCTTCAACCACAATAGAGGTTGTAAAGGAGCAATTTCAACAAGCACTTGCAGATCATTTAAAATCCATAGCTTTTAAAGAAGAGACAGAGCCAATTGTCCGGCAACGGGTGATCGGTTCGTTATTTTTGATTATTCCAGGGGTTATTGATTATTCAACTCTATTAATCAATGGACAGGCTACTAATATCATTCTAAGGGAAAGTGAAGTGCCCGTTGTTGGGCAGGTGACACTTAATGTCTAG
- a CDS encoding DUF2634 domain-containing protein — MATLALSPELDIPQTGEVSVNELLRLKTYRFDFENNRLTSELISGLEAVKQFILFALYIPRYAYPIYSSDTGNELAEMLADNETSVAFKIMEIERLVTEALMYDPRIEQVYDFVIKHIEDAFHVNFKVDTTLGGIQIEEVLSA, encoded by the coding sequence GTGGCAACGTTGGCTCTATCGCCGGAACTTGATATTCCTCAAACAGGAGAAGTGTCAGTGAATGAACTTCTGAGATTAAAAACCTATCGATTTGATTTTGAAAATAACCGGCTTACGAGTGAACTGATCAGCGGTTTGGAGGCCGTTAAGCAATTTATTTTATTTGCCCTGTATATTCCGCGCTATGCTTATCCGATTTACTCCTCAGACACTGGAAATGAGCTTGCTGAAATGTTGGCTGACAATGAAACGAGTGTTGCTTTTAAAATTATGGAGATTGAGCGTCTTGTTACTGAAGCGCTTATGTATGATCCAAGAATTGAACAAGTCTATGACTTTGTGATCAAGCATATTGAGGATGCTTTCCATGTGAATTTTAAAGTGGATACGACACTCGGGGGAATACAAATAGAGGAGGTGTTATCGGCCTAA
- a CDS encoding DUF2577 domain-containing protein — MALSDKIKKHSLKAGEIENPVRIFDADVVSTNPVSIRLMNNNKLILSEESFIIPKSLTDYTVQVQTPRGIETHTVLNALRIGDNLKVAAIQGGGFYYVLDRVSN, encoded by the coding sequence GTGGCATTGAGTGACAAAATTAAAAAGCACTCATTAAAAGCAGGAGAGATAGAAAACCCAGTCAGAATCTTTGACGCCGATGTAGTGTCAACCAATCCTGTGAGCATCCGTTTAATGAATAATAATAAGCTCATTCTCTCAGAAGAGTCATTTATTATCCCGAAATCCTTAACAGATTATACTGTACAAGTTCAAACGCCTCGGGGAATAGAGACACATACAGTTCTTAATGCATTAAGGATAGGAGATAATCTCAAAGTCGCTGCCATCCAGGGTGGTGGCTTTTATTATGTCTTAGATCGAGTAAGCAACTAG
- a CDS encoding C40 family peptidase, with the protein MDKKKGVKKKLDVEALGIESATSGNAIYAIIDDIRLKRTMYIDTDVHTFVGNKHTMSLHLIETNDFPEMEELSSSSTSSTSSSGSTGGSSKAQEVVTLARSYIGRLKYDFGGKNIARGSGDCSGFTKFIYKKVGINLGDGTANQIKKGRKVGDNEGQPGDLVFFKGTYRSGVSHVGIITKPGYCVSLGNSGCKEHGYLRSNNSYWGPKFMQINRVL; encoded by the coding sequence TTGGACAAGAAAAAAGGAGTCAAAAAGAAGTTAGATGTAGAGGCGCTCGGTATTGAGTCTGCCACAAGCGGAAATGCCATTTATGCAATTATTGATGATATTCGTCTCAAACGTACAATGTACATTGACACGGACGTCCATACGTTTGTTGGAAACAAACATACGATGAGCCTGCATTTAATTGAGACGAATGACTTCCCTGAAATGGAAGAGCTATCTTCATCGTCAACTTCATCAACTTCAAGTTCAGGATCAACAGGAGGATCTTCCAAGGCCCAGGAAGTGGTCACTCTCGCGAGAAGTTATATTGGTCGTCTCAAATATGACTTTGGAGGAAAAAACATTGCTAGAGGTAGTGGTGATTGTTCCGGATTCACAAAGTTCATTTACAAGAAGGTTGGTATAAATCTTGGTGATGGCACAGCTAACCAAATTAAAAAAGGAAGAAAAGTCGGAGACAACGAAGGGCAACCGGGTGATTTAGTTTTCTTTAAGGGAACTTATCGGTCGGGTGTTTCGCATGTCGGTATTATCACAAAACCGGGTTATTGTGTGAGCTTAGGAAACAGTGGCTGTAAAGAGCACGGGTATTTAAGAAGTAACAACTCATACTGGGGCCCTAAATTCATGCAAATTAATCGAGTTCTGTAG